The following are encoded in a window of Pseudomonas sp. St316 genomic DNA:
- a CDS encoding LysE family transporter, with translation MYLTEFLTVALIHLLAVASPGPDFAVVVRESVTHGRRAGTWTALGVGTAIFLHVGYSLLGIGLIVSQSIVLFNALKWAAAAYLLYIGFKALRAQPAKPTEDNLHKEAGERTARGAFTSGFVTNGLNPKATLFFLSLFTVVINPHTPLAVQAGYGVYLAIATAAWFCLVALLFSQQRVRAGFARMGHWFDRTMGAVLVAIGVKLAFTEAH, from the coding sequence ATGTACCTCACCGAATTCCTCACCGTCGCCCTGATCCACCTGTTGGCCGTTGCCAGCCCCGGGCCGGATTTTGCCGTGGTGGTGCGTGAAAGCGTGACCCATGGCCGGCGTGCCGGGACCTGGACGGCGCTGGGCGTCGGCACGGCGATTTTCCTGCATGTGGGCTATTCGTTGCTGGGCATTGGCCTGATCGTGTCGCAATCGATCGTGCTGTTCAACGCGCTGAAGTGGGCCGCCGCCGCGTACCTGCTGTACATCGGCTTCAAGGCACTGCGGGCGCAACCGGCCAAGCCGACCGAGGACAACCTGCACAAGGAGGCCGGTGAACGTACCGCCCGCGGCGCATTCACCTCGGGCTTCGTCACCAATGGCCTGAACCCCAAGGCAACGCTGTTTTTCCTGTCGCTGTTCACCGTGGTGATCAACCCACACACGCCGTTGGCCGTCCAGGCCGGTTACGGCGTGTACCTGGCGATTGCGACGGCCGCCTGGTTCTGCCTGGTGGCGCTGTTGTTCAGCCAGCAACGAGTGCGCGCCGGTTTCGCACGCATGGGCCACTGGTTCGACCGGACCATGGGCGCGGTGCTCGTCGCCATCGGCGTGAAGCTGGCGTTTACCGAGGCGCACTGA
- a CDS encoding 2-hydroxyacid dehydrogenase, producing MTNTARAVFLDHPSLDLGDLDLGPLRNCFSDLQLFARTTPDQVIERLKGATVAITNKIVIDAQAMAASPELKLILISATGTNNVDLDAARNHGITVCNCQGYGTPSVAQHTIMLLLNLATRLADYQKAVGEGRWQQASQFCLLDYPIVELQGKTLGLLGHGELGSAVGRLAEAFGMRVLLGQIPGRPARPDRLPLEQLLPQVDALTLHCPLNEHTRNFIGARELALLKPSAFVVNTARGGLIDEQALAEALRSGHLGGAATDVLSVEPPAQGNPLLAGDIPRLIVTPHNAWGSREARQRIVGQMSENAQGFFSGTARRVVS from the coding sequence ATGACGAACACCGCCCGCGCCGTTTTCCTCGACCACCCTTCCCTGGACCTCGGCGACCTGGACCTGGGCCCGCTGCGCAACTGCTTCAGTGACTTGCAACTGTTCGCCCGGACCACGCCGGACCAGGTGATCGAGCGGCTCAAGGGCGCCACCGTGGCGATCACCAATAAAATCGTGATCGATGCCCAGGCCATGGCGGCCAGCCCCGAACTGAAGCTGATCCTGATCAGTGCCACCGGCACCAACAACGTCGACCTGGACGCCGCCCGCAACCATGGCATCACAGTGTGCAATTGCCAGGGCTACGGCACACCGTCGGTGGCCCAGCACACGATCATGCTGTTGCTGAACCTGGCAACGCGCCTGGCCGATTATCAAAAAGCGGTGGGTGAAGGTCGCTGGCAGCAGGCTTCGCAGTTCTGCCTGCTGGACTATCCGATTGTCGAACTGCAAGGCAAGACCCTGGGCTTGCTGGGCCATGGCGAACTGGGCAGCGCCGTCGGGAGGCTGGCCGAAGCCTTTGGCATGCGTGTGCTGCTGGGGCAAATCCCCGGGCGCCCTGCCCGCCCCGACCGCTTGCCATTGGAGCAGTTGTTGCCGCAAGTCGACGCCCTGACCCTGCACTGCCCGCTCAACGAACACACCCGCAACTTCATCGGTGCCCGCGAACTGGCACTGCTCAAGCCCAGTGCATTCGTGGTTAACACCGCCCGTGGCGGCCTGATCGACGAACAGGCCCTGGCCGAGGCCCTGCGCAGCGGTCACTTGGGGGGCGCCGCCACCGACGTGCTCAGCGTGGAGCCACCAGCCCAAGGCAACCCGCTGCTGGCCGGCGATATTCCACGCTTGATCGTCACACCGCACAACGCCTGGGGCAGCCGCGAGGCACGGCAACGGATCGTCGGCCAAATGAGCGAGAACGCCCAGGGCTTTTTCAGCGGTACAGCACGGCGTGTCGTCAGTTGA
- a CDS encoding class I SAM-dependent methyltransferase produces the protein MDPRSEVLLRQAELFQGSVLLAGLPADDLLGRLPEAHGWCWHAGDQAALDARFPERSYFGVNVPEAGFDTAVVFLPKAKDLTDYILNAVAARLVGREVYLVGEKRSGIEGASKQLNPFGKPRKLDSARHCQLWQVTVANAPEAKPLESLAQTYELPLAEGSLKVISLPGVFSHGRLDRGSALLLEHLDKLPSGHLLDFGCGAGVLGAAVKRRYPHNTVTLLDVDAFAAASSRLTLAANGLEAEVLTGDGIDAAPMGLSAILSNPPFHVGVHTDYHATENLLRKAAKHLKNGGELRLVANSFLKYQPLIEEHLGVCAIKAEGQGFRIYRAKRG, from the coding sequence ATGGATCCGCGCAGTGAAGTACTGCTTCGTCAGGCCGAGCTATTCCAGGGTTCGGTGTTGTTGGCCGGCCTGCCCGCCGACGATCTGCTCGGCCGTTTGCCAGAGGCCCATGGCTGGTGCTGGCATGCCGGCGACCAGGCGGCGCTGGACGCTCGTTTTCCCGAGCGCAGCTATTTTGGCGTGAACGTGCCCGAGGCTGGGTTCGACACCGCCGTGGTGTTCCTGCCCAAGGCCAAGGACCTGACCGACTACATCCTCAACGCCGTGGCGGCGCGCCTGGTCGGTCGCGAGGTGTACCTGGTGGGGGAAAAGCGCAGCGGCATCGAAGGGGCGTCCAAACAGCTCAACCCGTTCGGCAAGCCGCGCAAGCTCGACAGCGCGCGGCACTGCCAGCTGTGGCAAGTCACGGTCGCCAACGCGCCCGAGGCCAAGCCCCTGGAAAGCCTGGCCCAGACCTACGAATTGCCCCTGGCCGAAGGTTCGCTGAAGGTCATCAGCCTGCCGGGGGTGTTCAGCCACGGTCGCCTGGATCGCGGCAGTGCGCTGCTGTTGGAACATCTCGATAAGCTGCCCAGCGGACATTTGCTGGACTTCGGCTGCGGTGCCGGGGTGCTGGGGGCGGCGGTCAAGCGGCGCTATCCGCACAACACCGTCACCCTGTTGGACGTGGACGCCTTCGCCGCCGCCAGCAGTCGCCTGACCTTGGCCGCCAACGGCCTGGAGGCCGAGGTGCTGACCGGTGACGGCATCGACGCCGCACCGATGGGCTTGAGCGCGATCCTGAGCAACCCACCGTTCCATGTCGGCGTGCACACCGATTACCACGCCACGGAAAATCTGTTGCGAAAAGCAGCCAAACATCTGAAAAACGGCGGCGAACTGCGGCTGGTTGCCAATAGCTTCCTCAAGTACCAGCCACTGATCGAGGAGCATTTGGGCGTCTGCGCCATCAAGGCCGAAGGCCAGGGCTTTCGCATCTACCGGGCCAAGCGCGGTTGA
- a CDS encoding TMEM165/GDT1 family protein codes for MLDSLLVPTAIVALAEIGDKTQLLALILAARFRKPWPIIAGIIAATLANHAAAGAVGAWVSGFFSNAVLHWILAASFTATALWTLVPDKLDDEEANTARKFGPFLTTLIAFFLAEIGDKTQIATVMLAAQYPELWLVIIGTTVGMLIANVPVVLAGNFAAEKLPLTLIRRLAASAFFVLAIVAVYKAMQSSGWV; via the coding sequence ATGCTGGACTCACTCCTCGTACCTACCGCTATCGTTGCGCTGGCCGAAATCGGCGACAAGACGCAATTGCTCGCACTTATCCTGGCCGCTCGCTTTCGCAAACCCTGGCCGATCATCGCCGGCATCATTGCCGCAACACTCGCCAACCACGCAGCCGCAGGGGCGGTAGGGGCCTGGGTCAGCGGATTTTTCTCCAATGCGGTGTTGCACTGGATATTGGCGGCAAGCTTCACCGCCACGGCACTGTGGACCCTGGTCCCGGACAAACTGGACGATGAGGAAGCGAACACGGCCCGCAAGTTCGGCCCGTTCCTGACCACGCTGATTGCGTTCTTCCTGGCGGAAATCGGCGACAAGACACAGATCGCCACGGTGATGCTCGCCGCGCAATACCCGGAGTTGTGGCTGGTGATCATCGGCACCACCGTGGGCATGTTGATTGCCAACGTGCCGGTGGTCCTGGCTGGCAATTTCGCTGCCGAGAAGCTGCCCCTGACCCTGATCCGCCGCCTGGCCGCCTCGGCATTCTTCGTCCTGGCGATCGTGGCGGTGTACAAGGCGATGCAGAGCAGTGGGTGGGTTTGA
- a CDS encoding M48 family metallopeptidase, with amino-acid sequence MNKTLMVSALSAALLLTGCQSVNTTSGGAVGVERKQYMFSMLSTDEVNQMYAQSYQKTMGEASAQGALDKTSKDAKRIQVIADRLIAQAPVFRPDSAQWNWEVNLIKSDELNANCGPGGKIMFYTGLIDQLKLTDAEIAAIMGHEIAHALREHGREAMSKAYGIEMAKQGAGALFGLGQDSLALADTVANYGMTLPNSRGNENEADLIGLELAARAGYDPNAAITLWNKMAKASEGAPPEFMSTHPSSSSRIASLQAAIPKVMPLYQQAKK; translated from the coding sequence ATGAACAAGACATTGATGGTGAGTGCTCTGAGCGCGGCTCTGCTGCTCACCGGTTGCCAGTCGGTCAATACCACCAGCGGCGGAGCCGTGGGCGTGGAGCGCAAGCAGTACATGTTCAGCATGCTGTCGACCGACGAGGTCAACCAGATGTACGCCCAGTCCTATCAAAAGACGATGGGTGAGGCGAGCGCCCAGGGCGCGCTGGACAAGACCAGCAAAGATGCCAAGCGCATCCAGGTCATTGCCGACCGCTTGATTGCCCAGGCGCCCGTGTTCCGCCCGGATTCGGCGCAGTGGAACTGGGAAGTGAACCTGATCAAGAGCGATGAGCTCAACGCCAATTGCGGTCCTGGCGGCAAGATCATGTTCTACACCGGCCTGATCGACCAGTTGAAGCTGACCGACGCTGAAATCGCTGCGATCATGGGCCACGAAATCGCCCACGCCCTGCGCGAGCACGGGCGCGAAGCGATGTCCAAGGCCTATGGCATCGAGATGGCCAAGCAGGGCGCTGGCGCCTTGTTCGGCCTGGGCCAGGACAGCCTGGCGTTGGCTGACACCGTCGCCAACTACGGCATGACCTTGCCCAACAGCCGCGGCAACGAAAACGAAGCCGACCTGATCGGCCTCGAACTGGCCGCCCGCGCCGGCTACGACCCGAACGCCGCGATCACCTTGTGGAACAAGATGGCCAAGGCCTCGGAAGGCGCACCGCCGGAGTTCATGAGCACCCACCCATCGTCGAGCAGTCGTATCGCTTCGCTGCAGGCGGCGATTCCAAAGGTGATGCCGCTGTATCAGCAGGCCAAGAAGTAA
- a CDS encoding methyl-accepting chemotaxis protein yields the protein MKFRSIQFSVAALAGAIVLSVVGALVLYALFAGARTQDMVQQRTKAQFEQLIEQRLSALARTQASLIQRELEAPLLLARGLATTNALMGMNGADGNPQLKVPREQMISLLRETVVRNPKILGAYIAWEPNAIDHDDANYVNSQVLGMETNGRFLPWWFRNQDGSLGLEKLADVTDQKLLSTGIRASEYYLCSQDSKKACVIDPAPYRVGSTMTMLASFIEPITIDGKFQGIVGADLSVNFIQDMLVAADGKLYDGAGEMALLSSNNRLVAFTKDPSKLGEKASDLLDTSELDNLAKLGVGEVRYDIDEEHGHIEVYMPFGIGETNARWTLMLQLPLNAVMADLQALQKDLDHQRQADIFGMAMVGLVIAGIGLLVIWLVGHGIARPLKQMVAMLDDIAQGEGDLTRRLVSDRADELGAIARGFNTFLSKLQGMITQVVTSVQSVSDSSEHTADIAIRTNQGVHKQMSEIDQVATAVHEMTATAQDVARNATQAAQAASHADQAASQGMQIVRDTSSSIGALAVEIGKAVGVVQTLAKDSENINAILTAIRGIAEQTNLLALNAAIEAARAGEQGRGFAVVADEVRNLAQKTQQATEEIQTMIQQLQQGTRDVVRVMEDSQNRTDESVKHAAKAAQALETITQAVSVINDMNTQIASAAEEQSAVADDINRNVINIGQVANEVASGADESSAASAGLTKLAEQQRRLINQFRV from the coding sequence ATGAAATTCAGATCGATCCAGTTTTCCGTGGCCGCCCTGGCCGGTGCCATTGTGCTCAGCGTGGTGGGCGCCCTTGTGCTGTACGCGCTGTTTGCCGGCGCGCGCACCCAGGACATGGTGCAACAGCGGACCAAGGCGCAGTTCGAACAACTTATCGAACAACGCCTAAGTGCCTTGGCGCGCACCCAGGCCAGCCTGATCCAGCGGGAACTGGAAGCACCGCTGTTGCTCGCCCGCGGCCTGGCCACCACGAATGCCTTGATGGGCATGAACGGCGCGGACGGCAACCCGCAACTGAAGGTGCCCCGCGAGCAAATGATCAGCCTGCTGCGCGAAACCGTGGTTCGCAACCCAAAGATCCTCGGTGCCTACATCGCCTGGGAGCCGAACGCCATCGACCACGATGACGCCAATTATGTGAACAGCCAGGTGTTGGGCATGGAAACCAACGGGCGTTTCCTGCCGTGGTGGTTTCGCAACCAGGACGGCTCCCTGGGCCTGGAAAAACTCGCCGACGTGACCGACCAGAAACTGCTCTCCACCGGTATCCGCGCCAGCGAGTACTACCTGTGCTCCCAGGACAGCAAGAAAGCCTGCGTGATCGACCCGGCGCCCTACCGCGTTGGCAGCACGATGACCATGCTCGCCTCGTTCATCGAACCGATCACGATCGATGGCAAGTTCCAGGGCATCGTCGGCGCCGACCTGTCGGTGAACTTCATCCAGGACATGCTCGTGGCCGCCGATGGCAAGTTGTACGACGGCGCCGGGGAAATGGCCTTGCTCTCCAGCAACAATCGACTGGTGGCCTTCACCAAGGACCCGAGCAAACTCGGGGAAAAGGCCAGCGACCTGCTGGATACCAGCGAACTGGATAACCTGGCCAAGCTGGGCGTCGGTGAAGTGCGCTATGACATCGACGAAGAACACGGGCATATCGAGGTGTACATGCCGTTTGGCATCGGCGAGACCAACGCTCGCTGGACGCTGATGTTGCAGCTGCCGCTGAATGCGGTCATGGCCGATCTGCAAGCGTTGCAGAAAGACCTCGACCATCAGCGCCAGGCCGATATCTTCGGCATGGCGATGGTGGGCCTGGTGATTGCTGGCATCGGTCTGCTGGTGATCTGGCTGGTGGGCCACGGCATTGCCCGGCCACTCAAGCAAATGGTGGCGATGCTCGATGACATCGCCCAGGGCGAAGGCGACCTGACCCGTCGCCTGGTCAGCGACCGCGCCGATGAACTGGGGGCTATCGCCAGGGGCTTCAACACTTTCCTGAGCAAGTTGCAGGGCATGATCACCCAGGTGGTGACCTCGGTGCAGAGCGTCAGCGATTCATCGGAGCACACCGCCGATATCGCGATCCGCACCAACCAGGGCGTGCACAAGCAGATGTCGGAGATCGATCAAGTCGCCACTGCCGTGCACGAAATGACCGCCACCGCCCAGGACGTGGCCCGCAACGCGACCCAAGCCGCCCAGGCCGCCAGCCATGCAGACCAGGCTGCCAGCCAGGGCATGCAGATTGTGCGGGACACTTCCTCCTCCATTGGTGCCCTGGCCGTGGAAATCGGCAAGGCAGTGGGTGTCGTGCAGACCCTGGCCAAGGACAGCGAGAACATCAACGCGATCCTCACCGCCATCCGCGGAATCGCCGAGCAGACCAACCTGCTGGCCCTCAACGCGGCCATCGAAGCCGCCCGGGCCGGTGAACAGGGTCGTGGTTTCGCGGTGGTCGCCGACGAAGTGCGCAACCTGGCGCAGAAGACGCAACAGGCGACCGAAGAAATCCAGACGATGATCCAACAGTTGCAACAAGGCACCCGGGACGTGGTGCGGGTGATGGAAGACAGCCAGAACCGCACCGATGAAAGCGTGAAACATGCGGCGAAAGCGGCCCAGGCCCTGGAGACCATCACCCAGGCCGTGTCGGTGATCAACGACATGAACACCCAGATCGCCAGCGCCGCCGAGGAACAAAGCGCCGTGGCCGATGACATCAACCGTAACGTGATCAACATCGGGCAAGTGGCGAACGAAGTCGCCAGCGGTGCCGACGAATCCAGCGCGGCCAGCGCCGGGTTGACCAAACTGGCGGAGCAGCAACGGCGGTTGATCAATCAGTTCAGGGTCTGA
- the hisC gene encoding histidinol-phosphate transaminase yields the protein MSKFWSPFVKNLVPYVPGEQPKLTRLVKLNTNENPYGPSPKALAAMQAELNDNLRLYPDPNSDLLKGAVARYYGVQSNQVFLGNGSDEVLAHIFHGLLQHDQPLLFPDISYSFYPVYCGLYGIQFDAVPLDAQFQIDPADYAKPNGGIIFPNPNAPTGCLLALEAVEQILKASPDSVVVVDEAYIDFGGETAISLVDRYPNLLVTQTLSKSRSLAGLRVGLAVGHPDLIEALERIKNSFNSYPLDRLANVGGAAAFDDREHFERTCQWVIEHREWVVAQLQAKGFEVLPSAANFIFARHPRHDAAGLAAKLREQGVIVRHFKQERIAQFLRISIGTPEQNLALIQALGEL from the coding sequence ATGAGTAAATTCTGGAGCCCGTTCGTCAAGAACCTCGTGCCCTACGTGCCGGGCGAACAGCCGAAGCTGACCCGGCTGGTCAAGCTCAACACCAACGAGAACCCCTACGGCCCATCGCCCAAGGCCTTGGCGGCGATGCAGGCCGAGCTGAACGATAACCTGCGCCTGTATCCGGATCCCAACAGCGACCTGCTCAAAGGCGCCGTGGCCCGCTATTACGGCGTGCAGAGCAACCAGGTGTTCCTGGGTAATGGCTCGGATGAAGTGCTGGCGCACATTTTTCACGGTTTGTTGCAACACGACCAGCCGCTGTTGTTCCCGGACATCAGCTACAGCTTCTATCCGGTGTATTGCGGGCTGTACGGCATTCAGTTCGATGCGGTGCCGCTGGATGCGCAATTCCAGATCGATCCGGCGGACTACGCTAAACCCAATGGCGGGATCATTTTTCCCAACCCGAACGCGCCGACCGGCTGCCTGTTGGCACTGGAAGCGGTCGAGCAGATCCTCAAGGCCAGCCCGGATTCGGTAGTGGTGGTCGACGAGGCCTATATCGACTTCGGCGGCGAGACGGCCATCAGCCTGGTGGATCGCTATCCGAACCTGCTGGTGACCCAGACCCTGTCCAAGTCCCGCTCCCTGGCAGGGCTGCGCGTGGGCCTGGCGGTGGGCCATCCGGACTTGATCGAAGCGCTGGAGCGGATCAAGAACAGCTTCAACTCCTACCCGCTGGATCGCCTGGCGAATGTCGGTGGCGCGGCGGCGTTCGATGATCGCGAGCATTTCGAACGGACTTGCCAGTGGGTCATCGAGCACCGCGAATGGGTCGTGGCCCAACTGCAAGCCAAGGGCTTTGAAGTCCTGCCCTCGGCGGCCAACTTCATCTTCGCCCGCCACCCCCGGCACGATGCGGCAGGGCTGGCGGCGAAACTGCGGGAACAGGGTGTGATCGTGCGGCACTTCAAGCAGGAGCGGATTGCCCAGTTCCTGCGGATCAGCATCGGCACACCGGAGCAGAACCTGGCCCTGATCCAAGCTCTCGGCGAACTCTAA